A genomic stretch from Asterias rubens chromosome 7, eAstRub1.3, whole genome shotgun sequence includes:
- the LOC117292939 gene encoding peptidyl-tRNA hydrolase ICT1, mitochondrial-like, producing MLRQISRTLVQTHRTLSRSCVSGESYKSTYNLERLYPNSIVDVTVGVDRSQEHRTNLDEHFDGHIPVGQLTVKYSCSSGAGGQNVNKVQTKADVRFNIESADWLPVHIRQQIQEKKKTKINSKGELIVTSERTRSQITNFSDCLQKIRDIIEEVQRKPKEPTEDDKAVVRMRVERANRERLRKKKIHSATKSDRRVMFD from the exons ATGTTGAGACAAATTTCTAGAACGTTAGTCCAGACACACAGAACATTGTCAAGATCATGTGTAAGTGGAGAAAGCTACAAAAGCACCTACAATCTTGAGAGATTGTACCCGAATAGTATCGTTGATGTCACCGTCGGAGTTGATAGATCTCAGGAACAC agaaCAAACTTAGATGAACATTTTGATGGACATATACCTGTAG gCCAGCTGACGGTCAAATACAGCTGCAGTAGCGGAGCAGGTGGCCAGAATGTAAATAAAG TTCAAACTAAGGCTGATGTGAGGTTTAACATAGAGTCAGCAGACTGGCTGCCAGTGCATATACGACAGCAAATTCAAGAAAAG aaaaagacaaagataAACAGTAAAGGCGAGCTAATCGTCACATCGGAGCGAACGAGATCACAGATCACAAACTTCTCCGACTGCCTTCAGAAGATCCGAGATATCATTGAGGAAGTTCAAAGGAAACCCAAAGAGCCAACAGAAGACGATAAAGCTGTTGTAAGGATGAG AGTGGAGCGAGCAAACAGAGAGAGATTAAGGAAAAAGAAGATACACTCCGCCACCAAGAGTGATCGCAGGGTCATGTTTGATTAA